In Daphnia pulex isolate KAP4 chromosome 7, ASM2113471v1, one genomic interval encodes:
- the LOC124197238 gene encoding rab11 family-interacting protein 4-like isoform X5 — MEAPLCDRQQQVNLNNNINNSKDVDVHQQLLRRVFQMCDVQRRGHISIDDLLELGQSYLGQDTKDLADALRSLDPLGDGTLTFDEFCRGVGSIIQQSPTEGPTSRDLTSSTSSSSPTKRSRTLIDWSELTMPLVTGEGHSTSTQAAHLVVNDEDILLASSVDGSVVAGKRRNSSSDEVDSGYSKSSSPTDSAPTTGSVSGCSSMSEREISFEGYGEADHSIENGTPSDADANPVPQMIGNRANWMNGMLRNSLRRSDYNSPGKRGIAAGSNALASQLYSKNVNNTSSRSSNGGDNEDFCSDASLEDDVVDLGHKVQILQQQITALADTQFSSDDRYSRSKQENAALTARLQMLEESLRDVELRATQQLSEEQRRNKELIVRVEREKQLEIENCTIKLQAAEREVELTREECARLRGQTERLRGERSALQQRLYEAESSLLEGQEELRRMSDLVKREREQWAVENANGKQLAAELSREVDLLRATQHQQSSSSSSHGEFGEELTPSAARVREMENEIKTLKQQNNSLREANDELQAQLFSRGLEEGRTLLSEHVACNSLAAEFEVMSQDDVSEKIRTALKEQQDVNAQLRSYIEGILLTIVENQPSLLERKPLP, encoded by the exons ATGGAGGCTCCGCTGTGCGACCGCCAGCAGCAAGTGAATCTGAACAACAACATTAACAACAGCAAAGATGTTGACGTTCATCAGCAGTTGTTGAGGCGGGTCTTTCAAATGTGCGACGTCCAGCGGCGCGGTCACATTTCCATCGACGATCTACTGGAACTCGGACAATCTTATCTCGGACAAGACACCAAG GATTTGGCGGATGCACTGCGCTCGCTAGATCCGCTCGGAGACGGCACCCTGACGTTTGATGAATTTTGCAGAGGCGTCGGATCCATCATCCAGCAATCACCCACAG AAGGGCCAACCTCACGAGACCTGACATCAtccacctcctcctcgtcTCCAACG AAACGGAGCCGGACGCTGATTGATTGGAGCGAATTGACCATGCCATTGGTGACGGGCGAGGGACATTCGACGTCGACACAAGCGGCTCATCTGGTGGTCAACGACGAAGATATCCTCCTGGCTTCGTCGGTTGACGGAAGCGTTGTGGCCGGCAAGCGCCGGAATTCCTCGTCGGACGAAGTCGATTCCGGTTACAGCAAGAGCAGCAGCCCAACAGATTCGGCGCCCACCACCGGCAGCGTCAG TGGGTGTTCCAGCATGTCGGAGAGAGAAATCAGCTTCGAAGGCTACGGAGAGGCGGATCATTCCATCGAGAACGGGACGCCTAGCGACGCCGACGCCAA TCCAGTGCCTCAGATGATTGGCAACCGAGCCAACTGGATGAACGGAATGCTGCGGAATAGTTTGAGGCGATCCGATTACAACAG TCCCGGCAAGAGAGGAATAGCGGCCGGATCGAACGCGTTGGCCAGTCAGTTGTACAGCAAGAACGTCAACAACACGTCCAGTCGCAGCTCCAACGGTGGCGACAACGAGGATTTCTGTTCGGATGCTTCACTGGAAGACGACGTCGTCGATCTTGGCCataag GTTCAAATACTCCAGCAACAGATTACCGCCCTGGCCGACACGCAGTTCAGCAGCGATGACCGGTACAGCCGTAGCAAGCAGGAGAACGCCGCCCTTACCGCTAG gtTGCAGATGCTGGAAGAGAGTCTCCGCGACGTGGAACTACGAGCCACCCAGCAGCTGAGCGAAGAGCAGCGACGCAACAAGGAGCTGATTGTGAGAGTCGAGCGTGAGAAACAGTTGGAAATTGAGAATTGCACCATCAA ATTGCAAGCGGCCGAAAGAGAAGTGGAGCTGACGAGGGAAGAGTGCGCCCGGCTGCGCGGGCAGACGGAGCGACTGCGCGGCGAGAGATCGGCCCTCCAGCAGCGGCTCTACGAGGCGGAATCGAGTCTGCTGGAAGGGCAAGAGGAGCTGAGGCGGATGAGCGACCTGGTCAAGCGAGAGAGGGAGCAGTGGGCCGTCGAGAACGCCAACGGCAAGCAACTGGCGGCCGAACTGTCGAGAGAAGTCGACCTGCTCCGGGCCACCCAGCATCAGcagagtagtagtagcagcagtcACGGCGAATTCGGCGAGGAGCTGACGCCCAGCGCCGCCCGCGTCCGCGAGAtggaaaacgaaatcaaaaccCTTAAGCAACAGAACAACA GTCTACGCGAAGCCAACGACGAGCTGCAGGCCCAGCTATTCTCACGCGGCCTGGAGGAAGGCCGGACTCTGTTGAGCGAACATGTGGCCTGCAACAGCTTGGCCGCCGAATTCGAAGTCATGAGCCAAGACGATGTAAGTGAAAAa ATCCGGACGGCTTTAAAAGAACAGCAGGATGTCAACGCCCAATTGCGCTCTTACATCGAAGGCATCCTGTTGACGATCGTCGAGAACCAGCCGTCTCTTCTCGAGCGGAAACCTCTGCCGTGA
- the LOC124197238 gene encoding rab11 family-interacting protein 4-like isoform X7 codes for MPLVTGEGHSTSTQAAHLVVNDEDILLASSVDGSVVAGKRRNSSSDEVDSGYSKSSSPTDSAPTTGSVSGCSSMSEREISFEGYGEADHSIENGTPSDADANPVPQMIGNRANWMNGMLRNSLRRSDYNSHGDGAFHRRYGSLRLPGKRGIAAGSNALASQLYSKNVNNTSSRSSNGGDNEDFCSDASLEDDVVDLGHKVQILQQQITALADTQFSSDDRYSRSKQENAALTARLQMLEESLRDVELRATQQLSEEQRRNKELIVRVEREKQLEIENCTIKLQAAEREVELTREECARLRGQTERLRGERSALQQRLYEAESSLLEGQEELRRMSDLVKREREQWAVENANGKQLAAELSREVDLLRATQHQQSSSSSSHGEFGEELTPSAARVREMENEIKTLKQQNNSLREANDELQAQLFSRGLEEGRTLLSEHVACNSLAAEFEVMSQDDIRTALKEQQDVNAQLRSYIEGILLTIVENQPSLLERKPLP; via the exons ATGCCATTGGTGACGGGCGAGGGACATTCGACGTCGACACAAGCGGCTCATCTGGTGGTCAACGACGAAGATATCCTCCTGGCTTCGTCGGTTGACGGAAGCGTTGTGGCCGGCAAGCGCCGGAATTCCTCGTCGGACGAAGTCGATTCCGGTTACAGCAAGAGCAGCAGCCCAACAGATTCGGCGCCCACCACCGGCAGCGTCAG TGGGTGTTCCAGCATGTCGGAGAGAGAAATCAGCTTCGAAGGCTACGGAGAGGCGGATCATTCCATCGAGAACGGGACGCCTAGCGACGCCGACGCCAA TCCAGTGCCTCAGATGATTGGCAACCGAGCCAACTGGATGAACGGAATGCTGCGGAATAGTTTGAGGCGATCCGATTACAACAG TCATGGCGATGGCGCTTTCCATCGACGCTACGGATCCCTACGCCT TCCCGGCAAGAGAGGAATAGCGGCCGGATCGAACGCGTTGGCCAGTCAGTTGTACAGCAAGAACGTCAACAACACGTCCAGTCGCAGCTCCAACGGTGGCGACAACGAGGATTTCTGTTCGGATGCTTCACTGGAAGACGACGTCGTCGATCTTGGCCataag GTTCAAATACTCCAGCAACAGATTACCGCCCTGGCCGACACGCAGTTCAGCAGCGATGACCGGTACAGCCGTAGCAAGCAGGAGAACGCCGCCCTTACCGCTAG gtTGCAGATGCTGGAAGAGAGTCTCCGCGACGTGGAACTACGAGCCACCCAGCAGCTGAGCGAAGAGCAGCGACGCAACAAGGAGCTGATTGTGAGAGTCGAGCGTGAGAAACAGTTGGAAATTGAGAATTGCACCATCAA ATTGCAAGCGGCCGAAAGAGAAGTGGAGCTGACGAGGGAAGAGTGCGCCCGGCTGCGCGGGCAGACGGAGCGACTGCGCGGCGAGAGATCGGCCCTCCAGCAGCGGCTCTACGAGGCGGAATCGAGTCTGCTGGAAGGGCAAGAGGAGCTGAGGCGGATGAGCGACCTGGTCAAGCGAGAGAGGGAGCAGTGGGCCGTCGAGAACGCCAACGGCAAGCAACTGGCGGCCGAACTGTCGAGAGAAGTCGACCTGCTCCGGGCCACCCAGCATCAGcagagtagtagtagcagcagtcACGGCGAATTCGGCGAGGAGCTGACGCCCAGCGCCGCCCGCGTCCGCGAGAtggaaaacgaaatcaaaaccCTTAAGCAACAGAACAACA GTCTACGCGAAGCCAACGACGAGCTGCAGGCCCAGCTATTCTCACGCGGCCTGGAGGAAGGCCGGACTCTGTTGAGCGAACATGTGGCCTGCAACAGCTTGGCCGCCGAATTCGAAGTCATGAGCCAAGACGAT ATCCGGACGGCTTTAAAAGAACAGCAGGATGTCAACGCCCAATTGCGCTCTTACATCGAAGGCATCCTGTTGACGATCGTCGAGAACCAGCCGTCTCTTCTCGAGCGGAAACCTCTGCCGTGA
- the LOC124197238 gene encoding rab11 family-interacting protein 4-like isoform X8 → MPLVTGEGHSTSTQAAHLVVNDEDILLASSVDGSVVAGKRRNSSSDEVDSGYSKSSSPTDSAPTTGSVSGCSSMSEREISFEGYGEADHSIENGTPSDADANPVPQMIGNRANWMNGMLRNSLRRSDYNSPGKRGIAAGSNALASQLYSKNVNNTSSRSSNGGDNEDFCSDASLEDDVVDLGHKVQILQQQITALADTQFSSDDRYSRSKQENAALTARLQMLEESLRDVELRATQQLSEEQRRNKELIVRVEREKQLEIENCTIKLQAAEREVELTREECARLRGQTERLRGERSALQQRLYEAESSLLEGQEELRRMSDLVKREREQWAVENANGKQLAAELSREVDLLRATQHQQSSSSSSHGEFGEELTPSAARVREMENEIKTLKQQNNSLREANDELQAQLFSRGLEEGRTLLSEHVACNSLAAEFEVMSQDDIRTALKEQQDVNAQLRSYIEGILLTIVENQPSLLERKPLP, encoded by the exons ATGCCATTGGTGACGGGCGAGGGACATTCGACGTCGACACAAGCGGCTCATCTGGTGGTCAACGACGAAGATATCCTCCTGGCTTCGTCGGTTGACGGAAGCGTTGTGGCCGGCAAGCGCCGGAATTCCTCGTCGGACGAAGTCGATTCCGGTTACAGCAAGAGCAGCAGCCCAACAGATTCGGCGCCCACCACCGGCAGCGTCAG TGGGTGTTCCAGCATGTCGGAGAGAGAAATCAGCTTCGAAGGCTACGGAGAGGCGGATCATTCCATCGAGAACGGGACGCCTAGCGACGCCGACGCCAA TCCAGTGCCTCAGATGATTGGCAACCGAGCCAACTGGATGAACGGAATGCTGCGGAATAGTTTGAGGCGATCCGATTACAACAG TCCCGGCAAGAGAGGAATAGCGGCCGGATCGAACGCGTTGGCCAGTCAGTTGTACAGCAAGAACGTCAACAACACGTCCAGTCGCAGCTCCAACGGTGGCGACAACGAGGATTTCTGTTCGGATGCTTCACTGGAAGACGACGTCGTCGATCTTGGCCataag GTTCAAATACTCCAGCAACAGATTACCGCCCTGGCCGACACGCAGTTCAGCAGCGATGACCGGTACAGCCGTAGCAAGCAGGAGAACGCCGCCCTTACCGCTAG gtTGCAGATGCTGGAAGAGAGTCTCCGCGACGTGGAACTACGAGCCACCCAGCAGCTGAGCGAAGAGCAGCGACGCAACAAGGAGCTGATTGTGAGAGTCGAGCGTGAGAAACAGTTGGAAATTGAGAATTGCACCATCAA ATTGCAAGCGGCCGAAAGAGAAGTGGAGCTGACGAGGGAAGAGTGCGCCCGGCTGCGCGGGCAGACGGAGCGACTGCGCGGCGAGAGATCGGCCCTCCAGCAGCGGCTCTACGAGGCGGAATCGAGTCTGCTGGAAGGGCAAGAGGAGCTGAGGCGGATGAGCGACCTGGTCAAGCGAGAGAGGGAGCAGTGGGCCGTCGAGAACGCCAACGGCAAGCAACTGGCGGCCGAACTGTCGAGAGAAGTCGACCTGCTCCGGGCCACCCAGCATCAGcagagtagtagtagcagcagtcACGGCGAATTCGGCGAGGAGCTGACGCCCAGCGCCGCCCGCGTCCGCGAGAtggaaaacgaaatcaaaaccCTTAAGCAACAGAACAACA GTCTACGCGAAGCCAACGACGAGCTGCAGGCCCAGCTATTCTCACGCGGCCTGGAGGAAGGCCGGACTCTGTTGAGCGAACATGTGGCCTGCAACAGCTTGGCCGCCGAATTCGAAGTCATGAGCCAAGACGAT ATCCGGACGGCTTTAAAAGAACAGCAGGATGTCAACGCCCAATTGCGCTCTTACATCGAAGGCATCCTGTTGACGATCGTCGAGAACCAGCCGTCTCTTCTCGAGCGGAAACCTCTGCCGTGA